The window AGGGATAAGTGTGactggaggaaacgcatatagaagcatcctgGGCCACGGTCGATGCGCAAAAGCATCCACTCCCAGTGGAGGATTGTCCCGTGCgctcagagaaaaccacagagcgcacagcgcattctcgcgtctggaaAACAGATCCACTTGCGCTCTTCCGAACCTGCTCCAGATCTGCCCGGCCAGATCGGGATGGAGACTCCAATCCCCGGAACGAGGACCTCCCCTCGACATCACATCCGCTCCTTTGTTCAGTACACCTGGGACGTACACCGCTCTGAtagagagaaggtgtgtgtgcgcccagCGCAGCAGCCGTCTGGCTATGTTTAACAACTGGGCGGAGCGCACTCCTCCCTGTCGATTTATGTatgccgctgctgctctgttgtctgtgtgaatcAGAACATGCTGATTCTGCAGTACATGGGCGAAATGCTGGATCACTTTCCACACGGTGAGAAGCTCCAGCGCGTTTATGTGGAGTGACGGGTGCGCTGCCCACCGTCCTCCCACCACCAGAGACAGACACGTTCCTCCCCATCCTGACAGAGATGCGTCTGTGAACACTGAGATGTGTGACACTGCCCTTCCCAGAGGCACACCTTCCGACAGGACCTGTCGATTCCTCCAATAAGAAAGATCGGGACTTACGGAGGGAGGCACCGACACCATGCGTCTCCGTTGATGCACGGGATCGATGCGCAAACGGATGAACCATCTCTGCAGTCGTCTCATATGAAGCAGTCCCAGAGGAACTACGGCATGACCCGCTGACATCATGCCCAACAGCTGCATGATGGAGAGCGCTGTCACAACGCTGCCAGGTGACACACGATGGAGAAGCGCCGTCAGCGCCTCCActctctgctgtgagagccgcGCTCTCATCACGGCTGTGTTCAGCTCCACCCCCAGATAAATCACCGTCTGAGCAGGGACAGGGGAACTCTTTTCCCAGTTTATCATAAACCCCAGGTTCGACAGGTGGCTCACTagccgctctgtgtgtgacgcagcttcctctctggaccgagccagcagcagcaggtcgtcCAGGTAAAACAGCACTCTCATCCCTGACATATGTAGCGGCCGCAGCGCCGCCTCCACACACCTTGAAAAAGTCCGGGGAGCCAGAGAATAGCCGAACGGAAGGCGACTGTACTCGTACTGGATCCCCAGAAAAGAGAAACGCAGGTATCTCCTGTGTTTGGGAACAACGGGGACGTGGAAATACGCGTCTTTTAGGTCTATGGATGTGAGCCAATCTCCCTGACGCACACATTCCAGCAcctgattcacagtcagcatgtgaaacggtcttttcattattgatttgtTGAAGTAAGACAGATCGAGAATGGGCCTCATTCCCCCTGTCTTCTTCGGAACCAGGAAATAACGGGAGTAAAACCCCTGATTTTCCTGTCCCCGCGGAACCCTGGAAATCGCCCGCTTCACCAGCAGCTCTTCCAGTTCCGCCTGGAGAGCCTGACGCTGGCCTGGGGAGGAGAGATCTGTCTCCAGAATGCCGTTGAAGGGCGGAGGTGTTGTGGCGAACTGTAGAGTGTAACCTCTGCTGATCAgcctgtccatccatctgtccagggAACATACGCGCCGCCACTCTGAGTAACGCTCTGAAAGCGGGCGTACACCTGTCTGACACTCCGCCGCTACTACGGAGACGCCCCTTGTCTGAGCCCCTGCcgccgttgccatggcaacccatgGGGGGCTCCGATCGAAAGGGCAAGTCATGTGTCTGTGGGATAGACGCAGCGCACGCTGCCATCCCCGAGAGATGTGGAGCGGCGTCAGAAAAGTCATTTATGTGccgctgtgctgacagacagggcttatgacacagagagggagactcaTCCCCGCTCACTGgtaagtgaggaggagagagactgtGCAAAGCTgagagcgtctgtgtgtgtgacggctcatcagagagaggcacaggtgaagacagagagacgtgCTGCTTGTGTGATATGAGCTCCTGCTGTATCGTAACCGAAAGGTTAGAGACTGCAGGCTCACACTGTGTGGGAGACATGTGTGCGACAGCCTGAGCTGTAGGATTGCTCTCAACAGGATGTacgtgttttatttcaaaacggGGAGAAACACTCCCAACATCCTTACAAACAATATCACACATATCCCCCCCGCACCGTCACTGTTTCTTGGGCTGCTTCctgggaggctgcagaggagggttAGACCAAGTGCATGCCGGCCGCCGCTGTCTGTTGCCTCGGGGTGCCGCCGCGGGCACCGGGTGAGACGGCGGTGGAGCACTGAAAGAAGCAGGTAGTGGTTGCTGTGGCTGAGACGCAGCCGTCATAGGTACTGGGGGGCGTCTCTGCCTGGGGCGCGGGTCCCGGCGGTCCCGCCAGTGACCAGAGGAGCGCTGGGCTCGAGCAACATGCTTCTTAATTTTCTCTGCGTCCTCAGAAGCTTTCTGCATGTGATCCACCAACACTTGAAGGTGAGGACCGAACAGCCCGTCCGAGCTGATAGGACACTCCAATAACTCCTTCTTCACAGCATCGGGAATGGAGGATGACAGGTGCAGCCACATATTCCTCTGAATCAGCTGTTGCCACACTGCGATCCGGGCCGCGCAGACAGCAGTTGATGCACACAGATTCAGGATGGCGCTGGCAAGGTTGCCGAGCTCCAAGGCTTGCTCAGAAAGGTAATCGGAATCCTCCGTCAGCTTAGTGATAGCAAACGCCAGGAGAGAAATGTTGTTGGCTGCCGCTTTAATCTGAAAAGCACACTGATGAGAACGTGCGATCAGCTGATCTCTGCCGGAGGGCAGGGCTGGCCGGCGTCCGCTCAGCACGTTGGCCCTGACTCCAAACAGAGATGTGAGGCTGGGGTCGAGGGGAGGGACGGGAGGAAAACCAGAGGCGGTGAGCCCATCTACCTTGGTGATGGGAGAATAGGTAGAGACCGGCGCCTTTATTTTCCAGGTTCTGCCGCTGCCCCCGACAGATACGGCACAATAGCAGGAAAACGTGGCCAGACAGGGTCCCGTCTAGCCGCGTGTACTGAAGCATAACGCCCTCCCATCTCGTCCCGAGGAATTACTTCCTCGGCCGACGGCACCGTCAGGTTCCTGAGCGCTGCCGCACGCTGAATCATTTGAGGAAGATCCCTGACGAGAGCGCCTATTGCCGGCAAGGGAGAAAGGATTAAAGCGGGGACCTCGGGGACTCCCGAGTGAACCCCAGGCATCTccttatcatcatcatccagcccCTCCATCCGGAGAGGGGGATCGACCTGAGGAGAATGTGGTGAAGGTGGGGCAGAGTCGTCCGACTCCGACCCTTCTGCAAAAAGAGCAATAGCGTCCTCTAACGGGTAGTCATCTGCCACGGGAAAAGTTGCGTCCGCTGCAGCGGTGAAAGCATCTGCTCTCCGCCGCCTCTCGTCCTCGGGAAGGAGCTTGCAATAGGGGCACGCTGCCTGTGGAGTTAGCGCCAGGCCGGCGTGCTCCGGGCCAAGGCAGGATTCGCAACGGGCATGCAGATCAAAGCTCATGATGAAGCCGATCTGGCACACCGGGCAGATCCTGATGCCATCCGAGGACTTAGCGGACTCTCTTGCTCGTTCTTGCTCGCTATTGCTCGTCATTGCACGCTCTTAGCTCGCTCTTAGCTCGCTCTTAGTGCTGCAGCTTACGCTGAAGAAAAATGGGAGCCGATTGTCCGGTCTCAGTCCAATTTATACTCGAGGTGAGACCGAGGTGAGGCCCACGTAATAGGTGGgcggtgattaaatctttcagtgctgcgcatgcgcgcgaagggatgaaacccactagcgatagccttaaagggcgaagcctatacgaaatagaactccaaacagcgctcctcttcctctctgccatctccatgatgctagctgtactttacagccaatcaggagctctgtctgctccggcagagtggagaaggagggggaggggcggggtgtgcctgcgcactgagcagagtgagagaggagcgctgtctgcactgcgagtaaatacgagtaaagttgctgaaggtattaagagaaacttccacagaaatatcgatctcatcacgctagtatcgagtaattactgatcctaacgttggtatcgatactatcgctatttagatcgattcgcccacccctaagtCTAACACCTAtatgcatgtagcctaaatatgaagaataaaggtCCTTCTACACTTAATAATTATACtaaccatactgaaatacattattgaaacacattattatattataagatATAAGAAAAactagatttatttcagctggtgatttATGATGACAGTTCAGTCGTTCTGCTAAAATCACATcttatcactgcactcagacattaattcatgctgcagattactctgtctaaaccttcacttttttaataaataagttgtgtttccacagtggcaggtcgctttcctgcacacctcacaaatAGCAGtttctgtcgctgtgaaataactccaaacagcgctcctcttcctctctgctgtctccaggaCGCTAGCTGTACttcacagccaatcaggagctccgtctgctcctgcagagtggagaaggaaggggaggggtggagtgcgcctgcgcactgagcagagtgagagaggagcgctatttgcaccgcgagtaaatacgagtaaagttgctgaacatatagaagagaaacttccacagaaatatcgatctcatcacgctagtatcgagtaattactgatcctaacgttgatatcgatactatcgatatttatcgatatttaattttattacaCACAGTACAAATATTGTTTATGATGGAACAGAAAAAGTTTCATTGCTTAAGAGCATACAAAATATTCATGAAACATAAAAGAGCATTCTGAATATACACACAAAGATGAAAGGGGGTGGCTCAAAATAAAGCACCACATTCTCTACATGTTATCTCTACGATCAGGGTTAGGCCACATGTTTTCGTCAACATCACATCTGATGTCATCCAAGGCGATACACCTGGGATAAACCGCTTGGCTGCAATATCCCTGCAGGCAGCGTCCATGGCATCAAGGAGTGACGTCTGGCCATGTGGCTGATGGTCAAAAACTTTCCACCTTCACGCAGAAAAACACTCTATGGCGTTGAGAAAAGGTGAATAGGGTGGATGGAAGAGACGGACCTGTCTCGGGTGGACTTCAAACCATGCTGTGATGGcttgagagtgatggaaagccacATTGTCCAAGGTGATGACAAAGATCCTCATGTTGTCTCCCTCCTGATCCTGCTCTGGAACCAGGTGCTGGTGAAGGTCATTCAAAAAGGCAAGAAGGCGCTCGGTACTGTAGGGTCCAATCTGACATCTATGATGGATCAATAATAATTGACAGTTTGTAAATTATTGAACTGACTTATTGTTAATTATCAGCTTATTTGAGCTGATATTGTTGCAGAAGTAGAGGTTTTATACTGTAACTAAGGTTTCACTATCCTGAATTTGTTTACCACTCATACTGAGCTACTTGATGATAAATGTTTGTGAGAGTTTCAGATTTCACAGTTCTTATATGTTTCAACATACTTAAATGTTTCCCCCCtgtttaaattataattaacTGTGCTACTAaaagaacagtgatggactttatttaGACTggtcagcgagagaagcagcgaacAGCTCCGATAGAAGTCTGTGCAGCgtcatcacagtgtgtttgatgcTGCACAACAACGTGATTTTGTGGCAAAGTGACGGTcagcagatgtttgttttttactctgagtctctgaacaaacgtgtgtttcagctggaaaacaacttttgatggagctctgatgcATCTGAGACCATttatgagaggaagaagagggaaaaggcGCTGCGTAGCGCGCTGACTCTCTGAGCTTTGGAAGCTCCAGCAACAAAGTGCAGCGATCCTCAGAGCtgaacatgagctgaacatgaagagacactgTCCGCTATCAGCTCCTCCACTGTCATCCTGCAGCGCTGCTCACACACTCATTTTTACTCTTTTATCCacgcacagaaaacacaagtggaaacattcagcctgcacGGAGGAGCGCAGGCTTGGGTTGAGTCTCCACGGTTCTCATGCTGTGTTCAAGTACCGCCTCCTGCGCTCAGTTCATCGTTACTACACTCAGGCGCCTTGTTATCGTAACTACGGACTGattgaacatggcagaagaagttCCAGCTGCcgctccagccgccgctccggccaAAGCTCCCAAGAAGAAGGCCTCCAAGCCGAagaagtccggccccagcgtcggcgagctcatcgtgaaagctgtggccgcttccaaggagcggagcggcgtgtctgcagccgccctcaagaaggctctggctgccggaggatacgatgtggagaagaacaagTCCCGCGTCAAGATCGCCATtaagagcctggtggctaaagggacTCTGGTCCAGACCAAGGGGACCGGGGCCTCCGGCTCCTTCAAAATGAACAAGAAGGCTGAGGCTGTGGCCAAGAAGCCCGCAAAGAAAGCCGCACCTAAAGCCAAGAAGCCCGCAGCCGCTAAGAAGCCCGCAGCGGCCAAGAAGGCGGCAGCCAAGAAACCAGCAGCTGCTAAGAAGTCCCCCAAGAAGGCAAAGAAGCCCGCAGCAGCCAAGAAAGTAGCCAAGAGCCCCAAGAAGGCCGCCAAGAGCCCCAAAAAACCCGCCAAGAGCCCCAAGAAGGCCGCCAAGAGTCCCAAGAAGGTGGCTCCTAAAAAGGCCCCTGCAGCCAAGAAGGCCCCCGCAAAGAAGGTAGCCAAGCCCAAAGCCAAGAAGGCAGCACCCAAGAAGAAGTGAGCTGTgatcacagcaaacacacaaaggctcttttaagagccaccacAACATCCACAAAGAGCTCATcctttctttaaatgtgtgtaagcACGTGTTTTATTAGTACTTGTTTTGCACTTTCCTCAAAGACCGTTATTGTTCACCACAACATCCACACCATTATCATACACATGCCTTATCAATATCAATCACAATGTGCAATATATGAATATCAAGTATAAATACCCAGCAGAAAAGGTAAAAGGTAAAATACATAAGAATGAAAATAGTGGCACTAAAGAACAAAAAAGCCCTGTTCCTCCGAGTACTCAGTGAAGAAGCTCCTCTGTCCCATCACCATTTTGCgcagtgtgtggctgctgttgtcCCCTTTTCCAAAGCTTTCCACTCCACCACCGGCACTACAGAGTCCTGCTCTAACCCTAACACAGTGTCCTGTTTGTTGTAAAAATAAGCAATGATATCAGATTTAGACTATGCTTGATTAATTCATATCATCTACTATCACAACACAAAATACTAAAAGGTAACATACATAACAATAAAAATAGTGgcactaaaaaacaaaaagaaaattaaatcaCTCCAACCCAGCTCAGCCCTGTTCCCCTGAGAGTAAGCTACACACTGAAGAAGCTCCTCTGTCCCACCACTTTTTTGCgcagtgtgtggctgctgttgtGCCTTTTTCCAAAGCTTTCCCCTCCACAGCCGACACCACCGAGTCCTGCTCTAACCCTAACACAAATGAGGCCTTACtaatacattttctgatctgcCACATGAGGGCATTAATGCATAAAAAGATGCAATGTTTCAAGGAAGGTATACTCTTTCATATGGACATCAAAAAGACAACACGTGATGCAGTATTTTTGTACATTATACAGTATTTTCAGcacaacataaaaaataaacattggtGCActctttttacttgcaaggggaGATGTGCACCACCAGTGCACTGTATTTATTAAgcacaaatgtagctcttagcgtaagttcaatcaggaagactctgtttcccatcattcaccattcaCCATTCaccccaccatgtttgttataatCTTTTAACAGGGGAAATGCCTCcatctctgcagccagcctgatttCAGTCCAAGTCCAAGTCCAATCTACTCTGCAACATAGATCTACAGCCACGTTAAAATACTTCAGatgatctaataaaatacaacagttacacaaagaaatccacc of the Parambassis ranga chromosome 8, fParRan2.1, whole genome shotgun sequence genome contains:
- the LOC114439683 gene encoding histone H1-like; its protein translation is MAEEVPAAAPAAAPAKAPKKKASKPKKSGPSVGELIVKAVAASKERSGVSAAALKKALAAGGYDVEKNKSRVKIAIKSLVAKGTLVQTKGTGASGSFKMNKKAEAVAKKPAKKAAPKAKKPAAAKKPAAAKKAAAKKPAAAKKSPKKAKKPAAAKKVAKSPKKAAKSPKKPAKSPKKAAKSPKKVAPKKAPAAKKAPAKKVAKPKAKKAAPKKK